Proteins found in one Neodiprion lecontei isolate iyNeoLeco1 chromosome 6, iyNeoLeco1.1, whole genome shotgun sequence genomic segment:
- the LOC107226434 gene encoding uncharacterized protein LOC107226434 — protein MAELKNLTQARASVKGRMTRINNGITANTRPAEAKVKIKMIEEIFKLFEDVQAKIEVIKIGNKDDERASNVTQREADGERGVFKNIHFEAATKAQTTIDLEKAQEDAREQAEIQAQAQNNVEAAVGGPPRNGGRIDVKLRTLKLPEIEGDYNDSLLKDAYVSMMHTNKREALQVIGGLETSAEIYESAWELLENNYEDTKLLINTHISNLLDFTAVAKNKPATIKQLVVHVPTHLKALKTKTGKECNRDKEKRKTFEEYLTFLNERCRTLEMIDRGKIKHEAPKPATSKKQGSSVSLATVSQQNCAICNSPHAVFKCSQFLLMPVVNRIEEAKTKRCCLNCLGKGHFAQVCRASACKRCGKKHNTLLHLGQKEKPATTEESSKKTIIAHCVKGQENFKDITDISSVVSFVRKPSTQIVFSTARVTIEDANGIQQSFRVLLEPGSQSNLITEELVSRLKLPCKRRNEMISGVNQTQTTIGRIVEVKIKSMRTAYEAKIECLVLPRITKKLPQVRVDTKLIFLPENLNLADLNFHKPRES, from the exons ATGGcggagttgaaaaatttaactcaGGCTCGAGCAAGCGTCAAGGGTCGTATGACTAGAATCAATAATGGTATAACCGCAAACACTAGACCGGCGGAAGCTAAagtcaaaattaaaatgatcgaggagatatttaaattgttTGAAGACGTACAAGCTAAAATCGAAGTAATCAAAATCGGCAATAAAGATGATGAACGAGCTTCCAACGTGACACAGCGAGAAGCTGACGGGGAACGTGGGGTTTTCAAAAACATTCATTTCGAAGCGGCGACGAAAGCACAGACAACAATCGATTTAGAAAAAGCACAGGAAGACGCGAGAGAGCAAGCTGAAATACAAGCTCAAGCACAGAACAACGTGGAAGCAGCAGTAGGCGGTCCGCCCAGAAACGGAGGACGCATCGATGTAAAACTTCGGACTCTGAAATTGCCGGAGATTGAAGGAGATTACAACGATTCGCTTCTCAAGGATGCATATGTATCGATGATGCATACAAACAAAA GAGAAGCTTTACAGGTTATCGGCGGATTGGAGACATCGGCAGAAATTTACGAGAGCGCTTGGGAgttattggaaaataattatgaagACACCAAGTTGCTTATAAATACTCACATCAGCAATTTGCTTGACTTTACGGCTGTAGCGAAAAACAAGCCCGCCACTATAAAGCAACTTGTCGTGCACGTGCCCACACATCTCAAGGCGTTGAAAAC AAAGACTGGAAAGGAGTGCAATCGAGACAAGGAGAAGCGAAAGACGTTCGAGGAATATCTAACGTTCTTAAATGAGAGATGTCGTACTCTGGAAATGATTGACAGAGGAAAAATCAAACACGAGGCTCCAAAGCCTGCAACATCGAAGAAACAGGGCAGTTCGGTATCGTTGGCGACCGTTTCACAACAGAACTGCGCAATTTGCAACAGTCCACATGCAGTTTTTAAGTGTTCACAATTTTTGCTAATGCCTGTGGTCAATCGAATCGAAGAGGCGAAAACAAAGAGGTGTTGTCTGAATTGTTTGGGTAAAGGACACTTTGCTCAAGTTTGCCGCGCATCCGCTTGTAAAAGATGCGGAAAGAAGCATAACACACTCTTGCACCTCGGGCAAAAAGAAAAGCCAGCGACGACAGAAGAGTCATCGAAGAAAACGATTATCGCACACTGTGTGAAAGGGCAAGAGAACTTCAAGGACATTACAGATATATCATCAGTAGTCAGCTTCGTACGAAAGCCAAGCACGCAAATCGTGTTTTCAACTGCTCGGGTAACCATTGAAGATGCAAACGGAATTCAACAAAGTTTCCGTGTCCTTCTAGAGCCCGGTTCGCAGTCAAATCTCATCACAGAGGAACTCGTCAGCAGATTGAAGCTTCCATGTAAAAGACGAAACGAGATGATAAGCGGCGTGAATCAGACTCAAACAACTATCGGACGAATAGTTGAGGTCAAAATAAAGTCGATGCGTACCGCGTACGAAGCGAAGATCGAATGTCTAGTGCTACCACGCATTACCAAAAAACTACCGCAAGTAAGGGTGGACACGAAGCTCATATTCTTGCCGGAAAATCTAAATCTCGCAGATCTGAATTTTCACAAGCCACGGGAGTCATAG
- the LOC124295147 gene encoding uncharacterized protein LOC124295147 has protein sequence MVRDEWEVNEWDVVGTPEDIPPRLVKAGLVIRRPGLQDMSVPFLRFPRNPQGKQNETECEVFEVDPFARRTSIHRTPPPKRVTSMVVEMRKPAPVQTPLVLIDVEARKGDMQVDETASNGAIPRAVKGAARTMSCPDAMRNLQEASGREQLKTLVALIEGMKAFTSAHKNTHVALKEDVAKAAIVVRQVERAWAKMEGELAGDKGSRTSVNKATQTVRGQPQHEKTETTMPKPAGAEGKTSKRKEISPSAETAEKRLCPEEKGQQEGWNLVVRRGRPKVAAATAPPAAPAKLAAEAPAKEGKRRPRKPVRPDAVLIKTAGGANYAEALRRVKSQVDPEKMGVHISAVRRTREGDMLLELKGPNGAQALKAAVIGVLGDQTKVSTLEPSMSIEIRDPDEVTYAEEVRLALSTVLKTPLEGVIRMRAGFRGTQVALTKVPERTARKLLALGRVKIGWTACRIRERISVDRCHRCQGYGHHAAQCLGKDNSQACRKCGEAGHKEKECPKTAPRCILCASSGARADHFSGSGRCSVFRDELNKAKLRHGRRSIAGVASTVAAKRDSVEARSNMPGVKGNTSTGPGDKPGVVILQVNLNRSHAAQDLLTQTAAAHGAGILIVSEPSGAGKQGNWMVDRRGDAAILATNNLHGTLTLEGRGEGFVWARTSGLTIYSCYFSPNVAPTDFEAQLHSLEASIRTARGKIIVAGDFNAKSPSWGSSKLDARGQAVTEFLARLDLLPINVGTEPTWYRESTGSRSVIDITTGSPEVVAEVKGWRVLEDETLSDHRYLCMDWVPGRRVERKGKWPDGGWMVRKLNKEAMASSFRKSGTRGTPEDTDAAGLMRRITTACDAAMPKTKPPRGRTALHWWSEEIAQLRRDCLRSRRKVQRERARGQGTDASLGIYQAAKKRLRAEIKASKERCWEELLRTIEEDPWGLPYKLITKKLGGTKQPDDPEVIERVLNELFPVHRTILAPREAGETEPPAPFTEAELKEAAKKLAGGKAPGPDGVPNEALAVAVESDPEAFLKAFNECLRTGRFHDDWKRQRLVLLPKGAPEEGGTQKYRPISLIDTTGKLLERMVHARLAEPVEEAGGLACRQYGFRRGRSTIQAIQDVVSIAREANARRGRHATPCLLALLDVKNAFNAVGHSAILEAMERKTSMPKYLLGMVASYLENRRLMYRTSEGVKTRLVTAGVPQGSVLGPLLWNLAYDDLLRMEMPEGVSTIGFADDIALLVTARTAELLEVTAGEAINRVWDWLHEKGLELAEKKTEVVVLTRRHKLRVNPIMVKGHQVRPAKSVKYLGVTVDAKLNFAEHVATAADKAMRTATALGRLMPNTGGPGYARRRLLAGVAYSVMLYGAPVWAEALKVARNRNRVDAVGRVCALRVTSAYRTASTAAVMVLAGLIPPHLMAEERRRIATAETGRGLHSKAAKARLRREEREMTIRRWDEEWTSGEKGTWTREAIPSVVPWVERRFGQLSFHLTQGLTGHGCFGEYLYRIGREATARCHHCDSPKDDVDHTWFRCPAWRGRRDRMRSVTGEVDGIADLVKVMLEAPRKWEAAEQYISGVLRNKEKEERERQGQQPRELPDRTTQRPAIRPVGRLRGGATECACDIPYAHSVCFRSGGLLQDQRAQDTGHLAGGGINATWTRVEDLAAEHADKLTRRGEPRPPAKTLTRVGAMVRMTYGDVNYLGNNRAILYLKRRYGGTQRLVNSTSPLKMHPPWRDAVVLDGTVFTASCQCGSLAEHKSMFPHYRTTVENGVTKSNWRVTVEAAKTDVAVKRGHHIRTAQSMLVRCGNSEKLSGSDTWSDKQTKKAMPSRERKGEARRTGRPQGRGEVMRKRFRLVLGDERRRGFSR, from the exons ATGGTGAGGGATGAATGGGAAGTGAATGAATGGGATGTGGTCGGGACCCCGGAGGATATTCCTCCGAGACTAGTCAAGGCCGGACTAGTAATCCGCCGACCAGGGCTGCAAGATATGTCTGTACCTTTCCTGCGGTTTCCTAGGAATCCGCAG ggaaaacaaaacgaaacggAGTGCGAGGTATTCGAGGTGGACCCCTTCGCGAGAAGGACCAGCATCCACCGGACACCACCGCCCAAGCGGGTCACCAGCATGGTGGTCGAGATGAGGAAGCCGGCGCCTGTTCAGACGCCACTTGTCCTCATCGACGTGGAGGCGAGGAAGGGGGACATGCAGGTGGACGAGACCGCGTCCAATGGCGCAATCCCGAGAGCCGTGAAGGGGGCGGCAAGGACGATGAGCTGCCCCGACGCGATGCGAAACCTGCAGGAGGCTAGCGGAAGGGAGCAATTGAAGACCCTGGTTGCCCTCATTGAGGGCATGAAGGCCTTCACTTCGGCACATAAAAACACTCATGTCGCCCTCAAAGAGGATGTGGCGAAGGCGGCCATCGTCGTAAGGCAGGTGGAGCGAGCCTGGGCCAAAATGGAGGGGGAGTTGGCCGGGGACAAGGGATCACGGACGTCCGTGAACAAGGCTACCCAGACCGTGCGGGGCCAACCGCAACACGAGAAGACCGAGACAACAATGCCGAAGCCGGCGGGAGCGGAGGGGAAGACCTCCAAAAGAAAGGAGATCTCTCCCTCTGCGGAAACAGCGGAGAAACGGCTGTGCCCAGAGGAAAAGGGGCAGCAAGAGGGCTGGAACCTGGTGGTGAGGCGGGGCCGCCCCAAAGTGGCTGCCGCCACAGCACCACCAGCAGCGCCAGCGAAGCTGGCAGCCGAGGCCCCCGCGAAAGAGGGAAAGCGGCGGCCCAGGAAGCCGGTCCGACCAGACGCGGTCCTTATCAAGACGGCGGGCGGGGCCAACTACGCGGAGGCCCTGAGGAGGGTCAAGAGCCAGGTGGACCCGGAAAAGATGGGGGTCCACATATCAGCCGTCAGGAGGACCAGGGAGGGCGACATGCTATTGGAGCTGAAGGGTCCCAATGGCGCGCAAGCCCTCAAGGCGGCGGTGATAGGGGTACTAGGGGACCAGACCAAGGTGTCTACCCTGGAACCATCCATGAGCATTGAAATCAGGGATCCGGACGAGGTCACGTATGCGGAAGAGGTGAGACTGGCCCTCAGCACCGTCCTGAAGACGCCGCTGGAGGGCGTAATCAGGATGAGGGCCGGCTTCCGGGGCACGCAGGTAGCCCTCACAAAGGTCCCGGAGAGAACCGCCCGAAAGCTCCTGGCCCTGGGCAGGGTAAAGATAGGATGGACCGCCTGCCGGATCCGCGAGAGGATCTCGGTGGATAGGTGCCACAGGTGCCAAGGGTACGGGCACCACGCGGCACAGTGCCTGGGAAAGGACAATTCCCAGGCTTGCAGAAAGTGCGGGGAGGCTGGCCACAAGGAGAAGGAGTGTCCGAAGACGGCCCCTAGGTGCATTTTATGCGCCAGTAGTGGGGCAAGGGCAGACCACTTCTCCGGTAGTGGAAGATGCTCGGTCTTTAGGGACGAGCTGAACAAGGCCAAACTTCGCCATGGCAGGCGAAGCATCGCGGGGGTCGCCAGCACCGTAGCAGCGAAGAGGGATAGTGTGGAGGCT CGCTCCAACATGCCAGGAGTGAAGGGGAACACCAGCACGGGACCCGGGGACAAGCCTGGGGTAGTGATACTCCAGGTAAACCTGAACCGGAGCCATGCGGCCCAGGACCTGCTGACCCAGACCGCCGCTGCGCACGGTGCCGGGATACTGATAGTCTCGGAGCCCAGCGGCGCGGGAAAGCAGGGGAACTGGATGGTGGACCGGAGGGGGGACGCGGCGATACTAGCGACGAACAACCTCCATGGCACCCTCACGCTGGAGGGAAGAGGGGAGGGGTTCGTCTGGGCGAGAACGAGCGGCTTAACCATCTACAGCTGCTATTTCTCGCCCAACGTCGCGCCCACCGACTTTGAGGCCCAGCTGCATAGCCTGGAGGCCAGCATCCGGACAGCGAGAGGCAAGATCATCGTGGCTGGGGACTTCAACGCGAAGTCCCCGAGCTGGGGGTCCTCGAAGCTGGACGCGAGGGGCCAAGCCGTCACCGAATTCCTGGCAAGGCTGGACCTCCTCCCGATCAACGTTGGCACTGAGCCAACCTGGTACCGGGAGAGCACGGGGTCAAGGTCAGTAATCGACATCACGACGGGGAGCCCGGAGGTAGTAGCCGAAGTTAAGGGGTGGCGGGTCCTGGAGGACGAAACCCTCAGTGACCACCGCTACCTCTGTATGGACTGGGTACCAGGGAGGAGAGTCGAACGAAAGGGGAAGTGGCCTGACGGGGGGTGGATGGTCAGGAAACTAAACAAAGAGGCCATGGCAAGCTCCTTCCGCAAAAGCGGCACGAGGGGGACTCCAGAGGACACCGACGCAGCCGGGTTGATGAGAAGGATCACCACAGCATGCGACGCGGCGATGCCCAAGACGAAACCACCCAGAGGCAGAACAGCGTTGCACTGGTGGTCCGAGGAGATTGCGCAATTGCGCAGGGACTGCCTCCGGAGCAGGAGGAAGGTACAGCGGGAGAGAGCAAGGGGTCAGGGAACGGACGCAAGCCTTGGGATCTACCAAGCAGCCAAAAAAAGGCTGCGGGCGGAGATCAAGGCAAGCAAGGAAAGGTGCTGGGAAGAATTGCTCCGCACGATAGAGGAGGACCCGTGGGGGCTTCCCTACAAATTGATCACGAAGAAGCTCGGAGGTACGAAGCAACCGGACGACCCCGAGGTGATCGAAAGAGTCCTGAACGAGCTCTTCCCCGTGCATAGGACCATCCTAGCACCAAGAGAAGCAGGAGAGACCGAGCCGCCGGCCCCCTTCACGGAGGCGGAGCTCAAGGAAGCAGCTAAGAAACTAGCTGGTGGAAAGGCCCCAGGACCAGATGGAGTTCCAAACGAGGCTCTGGCAGTGGCGGTGGAAAGCGACCCGGAGGCGTTCCTGAAAGCCTTCAACGAATGCCTCCGGACGGGCCGCTTCCACGACGACTGGAAACGCCAGAGACTCGTCCTGCTGCCGAAGGGAGCCCCGGAGGAGGGAGGAACCCAGAAGTACAGGCCCATTAGCCTTATAGACACCACGGGGAAACTATTGGAGAGAATGGTGCACGCGAGACTGGCGGAACCCGTAGAAGAAGCGGGCGGACTAGCCTGCCGACAGTACGGGTTCAGAAGGGGCAGGTCTACGATACAGGCCATACAAGACGTGGTGAGCATCGCCAGAGAGGCGAATGCGAGGAGAGGGCGACACGCTACCCCCTGCTTGCTGGCGCTTTTGGACGTCAAAAACGCCTTCAATGCGGTGGGGCATAGCGCAATACTCGAGGCAATGGAGAGGAAAACCAGCATGCCGAAGTACCTCCTGGGCATGGTCGCGAGCTACCTGGAAAACAGGCGGCTCATGTACCGCACCAGTGAGGGGGTGAAAACACGCCTGGTAACGGCGGGGGTCCCACAGGGATCGGTCCTTGGACCGCTCCTGTGGAACCTAGCCTACGATGACCTGCTCCGAATGGAGATGCCAGAGGGGGTGAGCACCATCGGGTTTGCGGACGACATCGCGCTCCTGGTGACGGCGAGGACGGCGGAGCTGCTTGAGGTAACGGCAGGCGAGGCCATCAACCGAGTGTGGGACTGGCTGCACGAGAAAGGGCTGGAGCTGGCCGAAAAAAAGACAGAAGTGGTGGTCCTGACTAGGAGGCATAAGCTCAGAGTCAACCCCATAATGGTCAAGGGGCACCAGGTGAGGCCCGCGAAGAGCGTTAAGTATTTGGGCGTGACAGTCGACGCGAAGTTGAACTTCGCGGAGCACGTGGCGACAGCCGCGGACAAGGCCATGAGGACGGCGACAGCTCTTGGCAGACTCATGCCAAACACCGGCGGCCCGGGCTACGCCAGGCGGAGGCTCTTGGCGGGAGTCGCGTACTCAGTAATGCTGTACGGGGCTCCTGTCTGGGCCGAAGCCTTGAAAGTGGCCAGAAATAGGAACAGAGTTGACGCGGTGGGAAGAGTCTGCGCACTGAGAGTGACCTCAGCGTACCGCACCGCATCTACAGCAGCGGTCATGGTGTTGGCGGGGTTGATCCCACCACACCTCATGGCGGAAGAGCGCAGGCGAATCGCCACCGCAGAGACGGGGAGAGGCCTCCACAGCAAGGCAGCAAAGGCCAGGTTGCGacgagaagagagagagatgacCATCCGGAGATGGGACGAGGAGTGGACTAGCGGAGAGAAAGGGACTTGGACCAGGGAGGCCATACCATCCGTCGTGCCCTGGGTGGAGCGGAGGTTCGGCCAACTGAGCTTCCACCTCACCCAGGGGCTCACCGGGCACGGCTGTTTCGGTGAGTACCTTTACCGTATAGGTAGGGAGGCGACGGCAAGGTGCCATCACTGTGATAGCCCCAAAGATGACGTGGACCACACCTGGTTCCGCTGCCCGGCATGGAGGGGTCGAAGGGACAGAATGAGGAGTGTTACCGGGGAGGTCGATGGCATCGCCGACCTCGTCAAGGTGATGCTGGAGGCCCCAAGAAAGTGGGAAGCAGCGGAGCAATACATCAGCGGAGTTCTGCGcaacaaagaaaaagaggagagGGAGAGACAGGGGCAGCAGCCACGAGAACTGCCCGACCGAACAACCCAAAGGCCTGCAATCAGGCCGGTAGGCAGGCTGAGGGGGGGAGCGACCGAGTGCGCGTGTGACATACCATACGCGCACTCGGTGTGTTTCCGTAGCGGCGGTTTGCTACAGGACCAGAGGGCCCAGGACACCGGGCACCTAGCGGGAGGCGGCATCAACGCCACCTGGACAAGGGTGGAGGACCTGGCGGCCGAACACGCGGACAAATTGACCCGACGCGGGGAGCCCCGACCTCCAGCGAAGACGCTAACAAGGGTGGGAGCGATGGTCCGGATGACCTACGGTGATGTAAATTACCTGGGTAACAACCGGGCCATCCTCTACCTCAAAAGGCGATATGGGGGGACCCAGCGGCTGGTCAACTCGACCAGCCCGCTGAAAATGCACCCCCCCTGGCGTGACGCGGTGGTGCTGGACGGAACAGTGTTCACCGCCAGCTGCCAGTGTGGCAGCCTGGCTGAACACAAGAGCATGTTCCCGCACTACCGCACCACCGTGGAGAATGGGGTCACCAAGTCAAACTGGAGGGTGACGGTGGAAGCTGCAAAAACCGACGTAGCCGTGAAAAGAGGACACCACATCCGCACCGCGCAAAGCATGCTAGTGCGGTGCGGAAACAGTGAG AAACTATCAGGCAGTGACACGTGGAGCGACAAGCAGACCAAGAAGGCGATGCCGAGTCGCGAAAGAAAGGGAGAGGCCAGGAGAACAGGCCGGCCACAGGGACGAGGTGAAGTAATGCGAAAGCGGTTCCGCCTCGTCCTGGGTGATGAGCGGCGGAGGGGTTTTAGCCGGTAA